From a single Micromonospora pallida genomic region:
- a CDS encoding uroporphyrinogen-III synthase: protein MTRTRKPVGHIAFVGAGPGDPGLLTRRAHDALVDADQVVYDRGVPESLLDAVRAQARSDAQFTPAEGAPGDVAKVLISAARSGLNAVHLVAGDPFGHDSVVKEVQAVARTAAHFEVVPGVGQAEGVATYAGVPLPGVRTAADVEDVTTLDFEALAAAIGRGSLALAVDAGDLAAIRDGLLSAGVDGTTGVGVTGDGTGETQYTTTSSVDSFVAAALGFTGRVVLTVGEGVGQRDKLSWWENRPLYGWKVLVPRTKEQAGVMSARLRAYGAIPCEVPTIAVEPPRTPAQMERAVKGLVDGRYAWVIFTSVNAVRAVWEKFAEHGLDARHFGGVKIACIGEATADAVRAFGIQPELVPSGEQSSDGLLAEFSPHDEILDPVGRVLLPRADIATETLAAGLTERGWEVDDVTAYRTVRAAPPPAEIRDAIKSGGFDAVLFTSSSTVRNLVGIAGKPHARTVVAVIGPKTAETATEFGLRVDVQPPHASVPDLVEALAAYAVELREKLAAMPAKQRRGSKVQGPTALRFR, encoded by the coding sequence ATGACCCGCACCCGTAAGCCCGTAGGCCACATCGCGTTCGTCGGGGCCGGACCCGGCGACCCGGGCCTGCTGACCCGTCGGGCGCACGACGCCCTGGTCGACGCGGACCAGGTCGTGTACGACCGGGGCGTACCCGAGTCGCTGCTCGACGCCGTCCGCGCCCAGGCCCGCTCCGACGCCCAGTTCACCCCGGCGGAGGGCGCACCGGGTGACGTGGCCAAAGTGCTCATCTCGGCGGCCCGGTCCGGGCTGAACGCGGTGCACCTGGTCGCCGGTGACCCGTTCGGGCACGACTCCGTGGTCAAGGAGGTGCAGGCGGTGGCGCGTACCGCCGCGCACTTCGAGGTGGTGCCGGGCGTCGGCCAGGCCGAGGGCGTCGCCACCTACGCCGGGGTGCCGCTGCCGGGCGTACGGACCGCCGCCGACGTCGAGGACGTCACCACGCTGGACTTCGAGGCGCTCGCCGCGGCCATCGGCCGGGGTTCGCTGGCGCTGGCCGTGGACGCGGGCGACCTCGCCGCGATCCGCGACGGCCTGCTCTCCGCCGGTGTCGACGGCACCACCGGGGTCGGGGTGACCGGGGACGGCACCGGGGAGACCCAGTACACCACCACGTCGAGCGTCGACTCCTTCGTCGCCGCCGCGCTCGGCTTCACCGGCCGGGTCGTGCTCACCGTCGGCGAGGGCGTCGGCCAGCGGGACAAGCTGAGCTGGTGGGAGAACCGCCCACTGTACGGCTGGAAGGTGCTGGTCCCCCGGACCAAGGAGCAGGCCGGCGTGATGAGCGCGCGGCTGCGGGCGTACGGGGCGATCCCGTGCGAGGTGCCGACCATCGCGGTCGAGCCGCCGCGTACCCCCGCCCAGATGGAGCGGGCGGTCAAGGGCCTGGTCGACGGCCGGTACGCCTGGGTGATCTTCACCTCGGTGAACGCGGTGCGCGCGGTCTGGGAGAAGTTCGCCGAGCACGGCCTGGACGCCCGGCACTTCGGTGGCGTCAAGATCGCCTGCATCGGCGAGGCGACCGCCGACGCGGTCCGCGCGTTCGGCATTCAGCCGGAGCTGGTCCCGTCGGGGGAGCAGTCCTCCGATGGGCTGCTGGCCGAGTTCTCCCCGCACGACGAGATCCTCGACCCGGTCGGCCGGGTGCTGTTGCCCCGCGCCGACATCGCCACCGAGACCCTCGCCGCCGGCCTCACCGAGCGGGGCTGGGAGGTCGACGACGTGACCGCGTACCGCACGGTCCGCGCCGCGCCGCCGCCGGCCGAGATCCGGGACGCCATCAAGTCGGGCGGCTTCGACGCGGTCCTCTTCACGTCCTCCTCGACCGTGCGCAACCTCGTCGGTATCGCCGGCAAGCCGCACGCGCGTACCGTGGTCGCGGTGATCGGGCCCAAGACGGCGGAGACGGCGACCGAGTTCGGCCTGCGGGTCGACGTGCAGCCCCCGCACGCCTCGGTGCCCGACCTGGTCGAGGCGCTCGCCGCCTACGCCGTCGAGCTGCGGGAGAAGCTGGCCGCCATGCCGGCCAAGCAGCGTCGCGGCTCCAAGGTGCAGGGGCCGACCGCCCTGCGGTTCCGCTAA
- a CDS encoding glutamyl-tRNA reductase gives MKLLAVGASYRTAPVAVLEQLAVAPADLTRTLDRLVAQPYVSEAVLVSTCNRVEVYAAVSGFHGGLGDICAVLAEQADAAPATLANHLYVHYDAAAVDHVFRVAAGLDSMVVGEAQILGQLRDAYHWATGADSAGRLLHELMQQALRVGKRAHAETGIDRAGQSVVSAALNLAAEQLDGTLAGRPALVVGAGAMGALGVATLSRLGAGPLTVTNRGTGRAERLAESYGASAVPMTELADALSTVDIVVAATAATEPVLTEPVVRRALAGRGAGRGPLVLLDLAVPRDVGPGVADLPGVEVIDIDRMATVLAGGPAATDAAAVDGIVTAEVESFLTWLRGADVAPTVAALRGRADDVVAAELGRLVQRRPDFTDDQRAEVARTVHRVVQRLLHQPTVRVRQLAAEPGGDQYAALLRELFDLQVPQTSPVDTVPDITSDQGER, from the coding sequence GTGAAACTGCTCGCCGTCGGCGCGTCCTACCGCACTGCTCCGGTCGCTGTCCTGGAGCAGTTGGCGGTGGCCCCGGCCGACCTCACCCGGACCCTGGACCGCCTGGTCGCCCAGCCGTACGTCAGCGAGGCGGTGCTCGTCTCCACCTGCAACCGGGTGGAGGTGTACGCCGCCGTCTCCGGCTTCCACGGTGGCCTCGGTGACATCTGCGCCGTCCTCGCCGAACAGGCCGACGCCGCGCCCGCCACCCTCGCCAACCACCTCTACGTGCACTACGACGCCGCCGCGGTGGACCACGTCTTCCGGGTCGCCGCCGGGTTGGACTCGATGGTCGTCGGCGAGGCGCAGATCCTGGGCCAGCTCCGGGACGCCTACCACTGGGCGACCGGCGCCGACTCGGCCGGTCGGCTGCTGCACGAGCTGATGCAGCAGGCACTGCGGGTGGGCAAGCGCGCTCACGCCGAGACCGGAATCGACCGGGCCGGCCAGAGCGTGGTCAGCGCCGCGTTGAACCTCGCCGCCGAGCAGCTCGACGGCACGCTGGCCGGCCGGCCGGCGCTGGTCGTGGGCGCCGGCGCGATGGGCGCGCTCGGCGTGGCCACCCTCTCCAGGCTCGGCGCCGGGCCGCTGACCGTCACGAACCGGGGAACCGGCCGCGCCGAGCGGCTGGCCGAGTCGTACGGGGCCAGCGCCGTCCCGATGACCGAGCTGGCCGACGCGCTCTCCACAGTGGACATCGTAGTGGCCGCCACGGCGGCCACCGAACCGGTCCTCACCGAACCGGTGGTGCGCCGGGCGCTCGCCGGCCGGGGTGCCGGCCGGGGACCGCTGGTCCTGCTCGACCTGGCCGTGCCGCGCGACGTCGGGCCGGGGGTCGCCGACCTGCCCGGCGTCGAGGTGATCGACATCGACCGGATGGCCACGGTGCTGGCCGGCGGGCCGGCCGCCACCGACGCGGCGGCGGTCGACGGGATCGTCACCGCCGAGGTCGAGTCCTTCCTGACCTGGCTGCGGGGCGCGGACGTCGCGCCGACCGTGGCGGCCCTGCGCGGGCGCGCCGACGACGTGGTCGCCGCCGAGCTGGGCCGGCTCGTCCAACGCCGCCCGGACTTCACCGACGACCAGCGGGCCGAGGTGGCCCGGACGGTCCACCGGGTGGTGCAGCGGCTGCTGCACCAGCCCACCGTGCGGGTGCGCCAGCTCGCCGCCGAACCCGGCGGTGACCAGTACGCCGCCCTGCTGCGGGAACTCTTCGACCTCCAGGTGCCGCAGACCTCCCCGGTCGACACGGTGCCCGACATCACTTCCGACCAAGGAGAGCGATGA
- a CDS encoding redox-sensing transcriptional repressor Rex: MSQHRHPGVPSRAGAVPALPDLPEATVARLPEYLRSLHQLAETGHETVSSEGLAAAAGVNSAKLRKDLSHLGSYGTRGVGYDVALLIEQIESVLGLNQRRAVALVGVGNLGHALAGYAGFASRGFRIAALFDADRTRVGEEINGLVVHHIDELPRIAVEERLAIGVIATPAGSAQAVADQLVAVGVTSILNFAPCVLAVPDGVDVRKVDLAIELQILSFHEHRKASLTALPGSGPSALTSLAGGAPTTDPQEAIGT, translated from the coding sequence ATGAGTCAGCACCGTCACCCAGGCGTGCCCAGCCGCGCCGGTGCCGTACCGGCGCTCCCGGATCTACCGGAAGCGACCGTCGCGCGGCTCCCCGAGTACCTTCGTTCCCTCCACCAACTCGCCGAAACCGGCCACGAGACCGTCTCCAGCGAGGGGCTCGCCGCCGCCGCCGGGGTCAACTCCGCCAAGCTCCGCAAGGACCTCTCCCACCTCGGGTCGTACGGCACCCGGGGGGTCGGCTACGACGTCGCGCTGCTGATCGAGCAGATCGAGTCGGTGCTCGGGCTCAACCAGCGGCGGGCGGTGGCCCTGGTCGGCGTCGGTAATCTCGGTCACGCGCTGGCCGGTTACGCCGGCTTCGCCAGCCGTGGCTTCCGGATCGCCGCGCTCTTCGACGCCGACCGGACCCGGGTCGGCGAGGAGATCAACGGGCTGGTCGTGCACCACATCGACGAGCTGCCCCGGATCGCGGTCGAGGAGCGGCTCGCCATCGGGGTCATCGCCACCCCGGCGGGGTCCGCCCAGGCGGTCGCCGACCAGCTCGTCGCGGTCGGCGTGACGAGCATCCTGAACTTCGCTCCGTGCGTCCTGGCAGTGCCCGACGGGGTCGACGTGCGCAAGGTCGATCTCGCCATCGAGTTGCAGATCCTGTCCTTCCACGAGCACCGTAAGGCGTCGCTCACCGCCCTGCCGGGCAGCGGCCCGTCCGCCCTCACCAGCCTTGCCGGCGGCGCCCCCACCACCGACCCCCAGGAGGCGATCGGCACGTGA
- the hemC gene encoding hydroxymethylbilane synthase: MTAPLRLGTRGSALAMAQSGHVADALTAATGRPVELVEIVTAGDRSSAPVHRLGVGVFVSALRDALTAGEIDLAVHSYKDLPTAEYGGLYIAAVPPRQDPRDALVARDGRTLAELPPGATVGTGALRRIAQLHALGMQLTVVPIRGNVDTRIRRALGPDADLDAVVLARAGLARLGRTDEITETLDPMLMLPAPAQGALAVECRADDLDLVELLAVLDHAPSRAAVTAERALLATLEAGCSAPVAAYAEVAEGDTGDEIYLRGAVISPDGTRDIRLSRTGTPADAAEIGKALAAELLARGADSILGRPDHTGPGTQQFGSTE; encoded by the coding sequence ATGACCGCCCCCCTGCGCCTCGGCACCCGGGGCAGCGCGTTGGCGATGGCCCAGTCCGGTCACGTCGCCGACGCCCTCACCGCCGCCACCGGCCGTCCGGTCGAGCTGGTCGAGATCGTCACTGCCGGCGACCGGTCCTCCGCGCCGGTGCACCGGCTCGGGGTGGGGGTCTTCGTCTCCGCGCTGCGCGACGCCCTCACCGCCGGTGAGATCGATCTCGCCGTGCACTCGTACAAGGACCTGCCCACCGCCGAGTACGGGGGGTTGTACATCGCGGCGGTGCCACCCCGGCAGGATCCGCGCGACGCGCTCGTCGCCCGGGACGGCCGTACGCTGGCCGAACTGCCGCCCGGGGCCACCGTCGGGACCGGCGCGCTGCGGCGCATCGCCCAGTTGCACGCCCTCGGGATGCAGCTGACCGTCGTGCCGATCCGTGGCAACGTCGACACCCGCATACGTCGGGCACTCGGGCCCGACGCCGATCTCGACGCGGTCGTCCTGGCCCGTGCCGGGCTGGCCCGACTGGGCCGGACCGACGAGATCACCGAGACGCTCGACCCGATGCTGATGCTGCCCGCGCCCGCCCAGGGTGCGCTGGCCGTGGAGTGCCGGGCCGACGATCTGGACCTGGTCGAGCTGCTCGCCGTACTCGACCACGCGCCGTCCCGGGCCGCGGTGACCGCGGAACGGGCGCTGCTGGCCACCCTGGAGGCCGGATGCTCCGCTCCGGTCGCCGCCTACGCCGAGGTCGCCGAGGGCGACACCGGCGATGAGATCTACCTGCGCGGGGCGGTGATCAGCCCGGACGGCACCCGAGACATCCGGCTGTCCCGCACCGGTACGCCCGCCGACGCGGCGGAGATCGGCAAGGCACTCGCCGCCGAACTCCTCGCCCGTGGCGCCGACTCGATCCTCGGCCGTCCAGACCACACCGGCCCGGGGACCCAGCAATTTGGGAGCACAGAATGA